DNA sequence from the Arthrobacter crystallopoietes genome:
GGGTCCTGGACGATCCGCAGGCCCGCCGGCAGTCCCTCGAAGCCGGGACCATTGACGGCTATGACCTCGTGGCTCCTGCCGACACCAAGGCGCTGGCTGATGCCGGTTTCAAGATCATCAACCGCGACCCCTTCACGATTCTCTACCTTGGCATCAACCAGGAAGTAGAGGCGCTGGCAGATCCATTGGTCCGTCAGGCACTGTCGCATGCCATCGACAAGGAAGCCTTGGTGCGGCAGACCCTGCCGGAAGGGACGCAGGTTGCCAGCCAGTTCATCCCCCCGATCGTCAACGGTTACAACGAAGACGTGCCCACGTACGAATACGACCCGGAACGGGCCAAGGAGCTGTTGGCAGAAGCAGGCTATGGCGACGGCTTGACCTTGGAGTTCAACTACCCCACCGGTGTCTCCCGGCCGTACATGCCCACTCCGGAACAGGTCTTCACCAACCTCAGTGCCCAGCTTGAAGAAGTAGGAATCACCATCGAGGCGGCGCCGGATAAGTGGTCTCCCGATTATCTCGACCGGGTCCAGGGCAGTTCCGACCACGGCATCCATCTGCTGGGCTGGACCGGGGACTACAACGACACGGACAACTTTGTGGGTGTCTTCTTCGGCCGGGAGAAGCCGGAATTCGGTTTCAACAATCCAGACCTCTTCAATGCCTTGGACGAAGCGCGTCAGGTCAGCAAGTTGGAAGAGCAGACGCCGCTGTACGAAGAGATCAATGCGGACATCGCGGAGTACATCCCGGCGATCCCGCTGGCACACCCTGCCCCGTCCCTGGGCTTCGCTCCACGCGTGGAGTCCTACCCGGCCAGCCCCGTCAACGACGAGGTCTTCAACATGATCAAGCTCAGCGAATAGCGCCGGCCTAACCAGCCAGAACCCTGCTGCTCCGCGCTCGTCCGGCCCGGCATTATTGCCCGGGCCGGACTAGCGGGGCCCGTTCAGAGTCCACACCGTAGACAGCCGGGCGAAAGGACACAGTGTTAAGAGTCATCGGCAAACGTCTGGCGTTGCTCGTTCCGACCCTGCTCGGGTTATCGATCCTGTTGTTTCTCTGGGTGCGGAGCCTCCCTGGCGGACCGGCCACCGCCCTGCTCGGGGACCGTGCAACACCGGAGGCGGTCGAAAGAATCAACGAGCTCTACGGCTTCAACCGCCCGCTCATCGAGCAGTACTTCATTTACATGGGCAAGCTCCTCCAGGGAGATTTCGGTACGTCGCTGCTGACCGGCCGCCCGGTCCTGGAAGAATTCGCCACGCGTTTTCCCGCGACTTTGGAACTGACGATCGTAGCGCTCATCTTCGCCATCGGGATCGGCATTCCGCTCGGCTACCTAGCGGCGAAGCATTACGGCCGCTGGCCGGACCACGGCTCCGTTGTCCTGAGCCTGGTCGGCATCACGATCCCCGTCTTCTTCCTGGCCTTCATCCTCAAATGGCTCTTCGCCATCAAGATCCCGATCTTCCCGACAGATGGCCGGCAGAACCCCCGGATCAACGCCACCCATGTGACGGACTTCTACGTTCTCGACGGTCTCCTAACCCGGGAATGGGATGCCTCTTGGGACGCCTTCATGCACCTGGTCCTGCCCGGCATTGCTTTGGGAACCATCCCGCTGGCCATCATCGTGCGGATCACCCGCGCTTCCGTTCTGGAGGTCCAGAACGCCGATTATGTGAGAACTGCAAAGGCCAAAGGATTGCTCGAAAGAACCATCCGCAACCGGTTCATTCTGCGCAACGCGATGCTGCCGGTCACTACGACCATCGGCCTGCAGCTGGGTCTGCTGATATCCGGTGCCGTTCTGACCGAGACGGTCTTTGCTTTCAGCGGCATCGGCCGTTTCCTGCGCGATGCGATCTTCAATCTCGATTATCCGGTCCTCCAGGGGTTCATCATCT
Encoded proteins:
- a CDS encoding ABC transporter permease, which codes for MLRVIGKRLALLVPTLLGLSILLFLWVRSLPGGPATALLGDRATPEAVERINELYGFNRPLIEQYFIYMGKLLQGDFGTSLLTGRPVLEEFATRFPATLELTIVALIFAIGIGIPLGYLAAKHYGRWPDHGSVVLSLVGITIPVFFLAFILKWLFAIKIPIFPTDGRQNPRINATHVTDFYVLDGLLTREWDASWDAFMHLVLPGIALGTIPLAIIVRITRASVLEVQNADYVRTAKAKGLLERTIRNRFILRNAMLPVTTTIGLQLGLLISGAVLTETVFAFSGIGRFLRDAIFNLDYPVLQGFIIFIAILYSLINLIVDISYSVIDPRVRVQ